A genomic region of Homalodisca vitripennis isolate AUS2020 unplaced genomic scaffold, UT_GWSS_2.1 ScUCBcl_889;HRSCAF=3799, whole genome shotgun sequence contains the following coding sequences:
- the LOC124371096 gene encoding uncharacterized protein LOC124371096 — protein sequence MWRANIKTGDYHDNVNGKMYFKWLTEKLIPNLPPRTVVVIDNASYHNVQVDKCPTSKNTKSEMQDWLIQKNIAFSSSSPKVELYELIRQHKPAHIRYHIDEIMREHVHDILRLPPYHPILNAIELIWADVKNWVAAHNVTFNLHDVERLVNQKFETITETDWKKICENVKKMEEKFIRVQSQLEDTIESFVIDLGAESSEEDNSDFSEDDFEDGNLSGIEELI from the coding sequence ATGTGGAGAGCCAACATAAAAACAGGAGATTATCACGACAATGTGAACGGCAAGATGTATTTTAAATGGCTGAcggaaaaattaattccaaatttaccTCCTCGGACTGTTGTGGTTATTGACAATGCATCTTATCACAATGTCCAAGTAGATAAGTGCCCAACTTCGAAGAACACTAAATCAGAAATGCAAGATTGGCTGATACAGAAGAATATTGCATTCTCATCGTCATCGCCGAAGGTGGAGCTCTATGAGTTGATTAGGCAACACAAACCGGCGCACATTCGCTATCACATTGACGAGATTATGAGAGAACATGTACACGACATCCTTAGGCTCCCTCCATATCATCCCATACTCAATGCCATAGAGCTAATCTGGGCTGATGTAAAAAACTGGGTTGCAGCTCACAATGTGACTTTCAACTTACATGATGTTGAGCGCCTTGTGAACCAGAAGTTTGAAACCATAACTGAAACGGACtggaaaaaaatatgtgaaaatgtgAAGAAAATGGAAGAGAAGTTCATACGAGTTCAAAGTCAACTGGAAGATACCATTGAATCTTTTGTTATCGATCTTGGTGCAGAGTCCAGTGAAGAGGACAACAGTGACTTTTCTGAAGATGACTTTGAAGACGGGAATTTGTCAGGAATCGAAGagttgatttaa